In Topomyia yanbarensis strain Yona2022 chromosome 2, ASM3024719v1, whole genome shotgun sequence, one DNA window encodes the following:
- the LOC131679722 gene encoding uncharacterized protein LOC131679722 isoform X4, which produces MSQLETSQQLCRICSNTRNDAVSLDHTVDGKSIVEMLRCCVKLEFYENDGLPYQCCQECKGDLIVAYKLVVRCLDAETWFRKQLNVGVLSLRSMSKPKIFCL; this is translated from the exons ATGTCCCAGTTGGAAACAAGCCAACAACTTTGCCGCATCTGTTCCAACACTCGAAACGATGCCGTTTCGCTAGATCATACTGTCGATGGAAAGTCTATAGTTGAAATGTTACGATGCTGTGTTAAACTAGAG TTCTACGAAAATGATGGACTTCCCTATCAGTGCTGTCAGGAATGTAAAGGAGACCTCATAGTGGCCTACAAGTTGGTGGTACGCTGTCTCGATGCCGAAACCTGGTTCCGGAAACAATTGAATGTAGGAGTATTGAGTTTGCG ATCGATGTCAAAACCGAAGATTTTTTGTCTATAA